In one Palaemon carinicauda isolate YSFRI2023 chromosome 25, ASM3689809v2, whole genome shotgun sequence genomic region, the following are encoded:
- the LOC137618877 gene encoding isoniazid-induced protein IniB-like: protein MWMCGVGVDVFVGMGVDVGVDAFVSMVVGVDVFVGVSVVVFVGVGVDIFLSVGVDVFVGGGVEVFMGTGEDVDVFVGLGVNVFLGMGTSLDVFVGVDVFVSVGAGVDVFGRVGAGVDVCGCECGYFCGCGCACGCVVSLEDFVGVDVLVGEGGNVDVLVGVGGNVDVFVGVGADVLVGVFVSVDVLMRVGVGIGVDMVWV, encoded by the exons ATGTGGATGTgtggtgtgggtgtggatgtgtttgtgggtaTGGGTGTGGATGTGGGTGTGGATGCATTTGTTAGTATGGTTGTGGGTGttgatgtgtttgtgggtgtgagtgtggtagtgtttgtgggtgtgggtgtggatatTTTTTTGAGTGTGGGCGTGGATGTGTTTGTCGGTGGGGGTGTGGAAGTGTTTATGGGTACGGGTGAGgatgtggatgtgtttgtgggttTGGGTGTGAATGTGTTTCTCGGTATGGGTACAAGTTtggatgtgtttgtgggtgtggatgtgtttgtcagTGTGGGTGCGGGTGTGGATGTGTTTGGCCGTGTGGGTgcgggtgtggatgt GTGTGGTTGTGAGTGTGGATATTTTTGTGGGTGTGGATGTGCTTGTGGGTGTGTTGTGAGTTTGGAGGATTTTGTGGGTGTGGATGTGCTTGTAGGTGAGGGTGGTAATGTGGATGTTTTGGTGGGTGTGGGTGGTAATGTGGATGTTTTTGTGGGTGTGGGTGCGGATGTGCTTGTGGGTGTATTTGTGAGTGTGGATGTGCTTATGCGTGTGGGTGTGGGTATCGGTGTGGATATGGTGTGGGTGTAG